CGCGCGTAGCGCTCGCGGAGGGTGTCGAGGGCGTCGCGCGTGTCGGGGTCCGTCGGGGGTTCCGCGAGGTGGTCGTCCGCGTCCTCGTTCGATCCGCTGAGGCCGTCGAGCCCGTTCACCTCCTCGTCCCACCACTCCTCGATGTCGTCTTCGTCGCCGAACAGCATCGCCGTCAGCGGGACGACCACGACGTAGCCGAACAGCAGCGCCGCCAGCCACCAGTCTTGCCCGGAGAACAGCGCCGCCAGCCAGATCCCCGTGACGAGGGTGCTGACGACGGCCGTCGCGTTCTCGCGGAGGCGGTCGGC
The DNA window shown above is from Halobaculum marinum and carries:
- a CDS encoding SHOCT domain-containing protein; translation: MNERAADRLRENATAVVSTLVTGIWLAALFSGQDWWLAALLFGYVVVVPLTAMLFGDEDDIEEWWDEEVNGLDGLSGSNEDADDHLAEPPTDPDTRDALDTLRERYARGELTDEQFERKLDRLLETESLEDVEDRRRRERESERGR